In Geobacter anodireducens, a genomic segment contains:
- a CDS encoding peptidase M48, with protein sequence MLAQRLRNLIQSMVLVAGMVGLLLTLGWLFAGVYGMAWTLLVGIIPLVVSLRVLPALVLRMYKAKPLSVAEAPQLHAIVNQLSRRAGLAEPPRIHYIPSSAPLIFSIGSGKGASVAVTDGLLRLLTVRELVGVLGHEVSHIGNSDTWVMSFADVVTRVTRLISLMGQVLVILNLPLLILGEWSLPWIPLMLMLFAPIISALLQLSLSRTREFEADLSGSKLTGDPAGLASALGKLEEYQQRVLKKSRLPGMKGIEPSLLRTHPVTDERIKRLKEIVREMYPDDSMLVCPEDGGPCVPHHMAEVSRVPRRHLNGLWH encoded by the coding sequence ATGCTGGCCCAGAGGTTGCGCAACCTCATCCAGTCCATGGTGCTCGTGGCGGGCATGGTGGGGCTTCTTCTCACCCTCGGCTGGCTCTTTGCCGGCGTCTACGGCATGGCATGGACGCTCCTGGTGGGAATCATCCCGCTGGTGGTGAGCCTGAGGGTCCTTCCCGCCCTCGTCCTCAGGATGTACAAGGCAAAGCCCCTCTCCGTCGCCGAGGCCCCCCAACTTCACGCTATCGTTAACCAGCTTTCCCGCCGCGCCGGCCTGGCGGAGCCCCCCCGCATCCACTATATTCCCAGCTCCGCCCCCCTGATCTTCTCCATCGGCAGCGGCAAGGGAGCCTCAGTGGCCGTAACCGACGGCCTGCTGCGGCTTCTGACCGTCCGGGAGCTTGTCGGCGTCCTGGGGCACGAGGTCAGCCATATCGGAAACAGCGACACCTGGGTCATGAGTTTCGCCGACGTGGTGACCCGCGTAACCCGCCTCATCTCGCTGATGGGACAGGTACTGGTCATCCTCAACCTCCCCCTGCTGATCCTGGGGGAGTGGTCGCTGCCGTGGATCCCGCTGATGCTCATGCTCTTCGCCCCCATCATCAGCGCCCTGCTCCAGCTTTCCCTGTCGCGGACCCGCGAGTTCGAGGCGGACCTCTCCGGCTCAAAGCTCACCGGCGACCCGGCGGGGCTCGCCTCGGCCCTGGGCAAGCTGGAGGAGTATCAGCAGAGAGTCCTGAAAAAAAGCCGGCTGCCGGGTATGAAGGGGATCGAGCCGTCCCTGCTCAGGACTCATCCCGTAACCGATGAACGGATCAAAAGGCTGAAAGAGATCGTGCGGGAGATGTACCCGGACGACAGCATGCTGGTCTGCCCCGAAGACGGCGGGCCGTGCGTCCCTCACCACATGGCGGAGGTGAGCCGCGTGCCGCGCCGCCACCTGAACGGCCTGTGGCACTGA
- a CDS encoding rhomboid family intramembrane serine protease: MATAERRSILCPNCRRLISRDEPSCPYCGTSRPGSWLKNNPFTRSGGDADRIITIILTVNVIMYVASLLVDNRPPGQGGLFSALSPGRNSLLLLGATGVVPIDRFGRFWTLLSANYLHGGLLHIFFNMMALRQIAPLVAREYGTWRMFSIYTLGGVAGYVASYLAGTGYTIGASCAICALIGSLLYYGKSRGGLYGQAVFKEVWGWVVGLFLFGLVVPGIDNWGHGGGILGGIIMAFILGYRERRSDNLFHTFLAGACALATAVSLLLGFLSVYYTFRG; encoded by the coding sequence ATGGCCACTGCCGAGCGCCGCTCGATACTCTGCCCGAACTGTCGCCGCCTCATCAGCCGTGATGAGCCGTCCTGTCCCTACTGCGGCACCTCCCGTCCCGGGTCGTGGCTGAAGAACAACCCCTTCACCAGGAGTGGGGGCGACGCGGACAGGATCATCACCATCATCCTGACGGTCAATGTCATCATGTATGTGGCGTCGCTGCTGGTCGACAACCGCCCGCCAGGGCAGGGCGGGCTCTTTTCGGCCCTGTCGCCGGGGCGCAACAGCCTGCTGCTCCTGGGGGCCACCGGCGTGGTGCCCATCGACCGGTTCGGCCGGTTCTGGACGCTCCTGTCGGCCAACTACCTCCACGGCGGCCTGCTACACATCTTCTTCAACATGATGGCCCTGCGGCAGATCGCCCCGCTGGTGGCGCGCGAATACGGCACCTGGCGGATGTTTTCCATCTATACCCTCGGCGGGGTGGCCGGTTACGTGGCATCCTACCTGGCCGGCACCGGCTACACCATCGGTGCGTCGTGCGCCATCTGCGCCCTGATCGGTTCGCTTCTCTACTACGGCAAGAGCAGGGGCGGGCTCTACGGCCAGGCGGTTTTCAAGGAGGTCTGGGGATGGGTGGTCGGTCTCTTCCTGTTCGGCCTCGTTGTGCCGGGGATCGACAACTGGGGGCACGGCGGGGGAATCCTGGGGGGAATCATTATGGCCTTCATCCTCGGCTACCGTGAACGGCGCAGCGACAATCTCTTTCACACCTTCCTGGCCGGTGCCTGCGCCCTTGCCACGGCCGTATCGCTTCTGCTCGGTTTTCTGAGCGTCTACTACACCTTCAGGGGCTGA
- a CDS encoding adenosine monophosphate-protein transferase: protein MNLEIHAIKIDIPQDCNVILGQTHFIKTAEDLYEVVATTVPQARFGIAFTEASGPCLIRTEGNDEELIRTCVRNLQAIGAGHVFCILLKDAYPINILNQIKNCPEVCRIFCATANPLQVIVASTSQGWGVLGVIDGYPPKGVETDDDRQQRRDFLRAVGYKR, encoded by the coding sequence ATGAACCTGGAAATCCACGCCATCAAGATCGATATCCCCCAGGACTGCAACGTTATCCTTGGGCAGACCCACTTCATCAAGACGGCCGAGGATCTGTACGAGGTCGTTGCCACCACTGTTCCCCAGGCCCGGTTCGGCATCGCCTTCACCGAGGCTTCGGGCCCCTGCCTGATCCGCACCGAGGGAAACGACGAGGAACTGATCCGGACCTGTGTCAGAAACCTTCAGGCCATCGGAGCAGGCCACGTCTTCTGCATCCTGCTGAAGGATGCCTACCCGATCAACATCCTGAACCAGATCAAGAACTGCCCCGAAGTCTGCCGGATCTTCTGTGCCACCGCCAATCCCCTCCAGGTCATCGTGGCGTCCACCTCCCAGGGGTGGGGAGTGCTGGGGGTCATCGACGGATATCCGCCCAAGGGAGTGGAGACGGACGACGACCGGCAGCAACGCAGGGACTTCCTGAGGGCTGTCGGCTACAAGCGTTGA
- a CDS encoding ACP phosphodiesterase, producing MNILAHLAFSGDDPEIMAGNLMGDFVKGPLAGRYPPRLTLGLELHRAIDSFASGHESFTRSKRLLDPFFGHYRGVLVDIYYDHFLATEWEHYRVEPLHSFIARARAIALGFAHLMPGRLVQLLPPMFDEWLPSYADTAGIGRVLRRMSARVGRPNPLALGEGELLRCHRELRGDFQQFHPALATFVVDFLARRG from the coding sequence GTGAACATCCTGGCCCACTTGGCATTCTCCGGGGACGATCCGGAGATCATGGCCGGCAACCTCATGGGGGATTTCGTCAAGGGGCCCCTGGCGGGCCGCTATCCTCCGCGGCTCACGCTGGGCCTGGAGCTCCACCGGGCCATCGACTCCTTTGCCAGCGGGCATGAGTCGTTTACCCGGAGCAAGCGGCTGCTCGACCCGTTCTTCGGTCACTACCGGGGGGTGCTGGTGGATATCTACTACGACCATTTCCTCGCCACGGAGTGGGAGCACTACCGCGTCGAGCCGCTCCACTCCTTTATCGCGCGTGCCCGTGCGATTGCCCTCGGGTTCGCCCACCTCATGCCCGGGCGACTGGTTCAACTGCTTCCCCCCATGTTCGATGAATGGCTTCCCTCTTACGCAGACACTGCCGGGATCGGCCGGGTGCTCCGCCGAATGTCGGCGCGGGTCGGGCGGCCGAATCCCCTTGCCCTGGGCGAAGGGGAACTGCTCCGGTGCCACCGGGAGCTCAGGGGGGACTTTCAGCAGTTCCACCCGGCCCTTGCCACATTTGTGGTCGACTTTCTCGCCCGTCGCGGGTGA
- a CDS encoding O-acetylhomoserine aminocarboxypropyltransferase (catalyzes the formation of L-methionine and acetate from O-acetyl-L-homoserine and methanethiol), producing the protein MSDIPKGFDTLALHAGQEPDPATLSRAVPIYQTSSYAFRSSDHAANLFGLREFGNIYTRIMNPTCDVLEKRLAELDGGVGALALASGQAAITYAVLNIAGAGQNIVSTSYLYGGTYNLFHYTLPRLGISVRFVDTSDPENVRRAIDENTRLVYTESVGNPKNNVDDFEVIARIAHGAGIPFAVDNTVTTPYLFKPFDHGADIAVYSLTKFIGGHGTSIGGAVVDSGRFPWNNGRFPEFTDPDPSYHGLRYWEALGNLSYILKMRITLLRDMGACLAPFNAFLFLQGLETLPVRMARHVENARRVAEWLERHPLVTWVNYPGLPSHRDHGNAGKYLPKGAGAIIGFGVKGGLDAGKKFIDSVKLLSHLANIGDAKSLVIHPASTTHEQLTDEERLSAGVTPDFIRLSVGIEDVADIIADIDQALHASQS; encoded by the coding sequence ATGTCCGACATCCCCAAAGGCTTCGATACCCTCGCACTCCACGCCGGCCAAGAGCCGGATCCTGCCACGCTGTCGCGTGCGGTTCCCATTTACCAGACCTCTTCCTATGCGTTCCGCAGCTCCGACCACGCGGCCAATCTCTTCGGCCTCCGGGAGTTCGGCAATATCTACACGCGGATCATGAATCCGACCTGCGATGTGCTGGAAAAGCGCCTGGCAGAACTTGACGGCGGAGTAGGCGCGCTTGCCCTCGCCTCGGGGCAGGCGGCAATCACCTATGCAGTGCTCAACATCGCCGGCGCCGGGCAGAATATCGTCTCCACCAGCTATCTCTATGGCGGAACCTACAACCTCTTCCACTATACTCTGCCCAGACTGGGGATATCGGTCCGGTTCGTCGACACCTCTGACCCTGAAAACGTCCGCCGGGCCATCGATGAGAACACTCGCCTGGTCTACACCGAATCGGTGGGGAACCCGAAAAACAACGTGGACGACTTCGAAGTCATAGCCCGGATCGCCCATGGGGCGGGAATCCCGTTCGCGGTGGACAACACCGTGACCACTCCGTACCTGTTCAAGCCCTTTGACCATGGTGCCGACATCGCCGTCTATTCCCTCACCAAATTCATCGGTGGCCACGGTACGAGCATCGGGGGGGCGGTGGTAGACAGCGGGCGCTTTCCCTGGAACAACGGCCGGTTCCCCGAGTTCACTGACCCGGATCCCTCCTACCACGGGCTGCGCTACTGGGAAGCCCTGGGGAACCTCTCCTACATCCTCAAGATGCGGATCACGCTCCTGCGCGATATGGGGGCCTGCCTCGCGCCGTTCAACGCATTCCTCTTCCTCCAGGGGCTGGAAACCCTGCCGGTGCGCATGGCGCGCCACGTGGAAAACGCGCGCAGGGTTGCCGAATGGCTGGAGCGGCACCCCCTGGTCACCTGGGTCAACTATCCGGGCCTGCCCAGCCACCGGGACCACGGCAATGCCGGCAAGTACCTCCCCAAGGGGGCCGGCGCCATCATCGGCTTCGGAGTCAAGGGAGGGCTCGATGCGGGCAAGAAGTTCATCGACAGCGTGAAGCTTCTGTCGCACCTGGCCAACATCGGCGATGCCAAGTCCCTCGTCATCCACCCGGCGTCCACCACGCACGAGCAGCTCACCGATGAAGAGCGCCTCTCGGCTGGGGTAACTCCGGATTTCATCCGTCTTTCTGTCGGCATCGAGGATGTGGCCGACATCATTGCCGACATCGATCAGGCCCTGCATGCCTCCCAATCCTGA